The Pseudoalteromonas translucida KMM 520 genome segment AGTCACTATCAACATGAGTCGCGGTGTAATTAAACTCTTTATTTATCTTGTAGCTATCACTATGAGTTCGTCGCTATGGGCACAAAATACCATTAATAGTGTGCGCGTTTGGCCATCTCCAGATAGTACTCGGGTGGTATTTGATTTAACTGAAAAGCCTGACTTTAGTTATTTTATGCTTAAAAACCCCAGCCGTTTAGTGGTTGATTTAGAGCAAACACGGGAACTTAAAGTGTTACCCGGTATTCCGCCTAAGCATCAAATTGTCAGTAAGCTTCGTTATTCTAAGCCAAAAAATAAACACAGCGTGCGCTTTGTATTTGAATTGAGTGCCCCGGTAAAGCCTGTGGTTTTTGCATTAGCACCAACGGGCCCGTATAAAAACAGGTTGGTTGTTGATCTATATGACAAAAGTGAATCATCCACAGCAGTATCACCAGCGCAAACAGCGACTAAAAACCGTCAATTAAGCCAAGAGCGCGATATTGTTATTGCGATTGACGCTGGTCACGGTGGCGAAGATCCTGGCTCAATTGGCCCATCGGGTACCTATGAAAAAACGATTACATTACAAATAGCTAAACGCTTAGAGCGGATGATTGACTCTGAGCGCGGGATGATTTCGCGTATGGTGCGCAGCGGCGATTACTTTGTAAAGCTCAATACCCGTACCAATCGTGCTCGTGAGAAAAAAGCTGATTTCTTTGTCTCTATTCATGCTGATGCATTTACTAGCCCAGGTCCAAATGGTGCCTCGGTGTGGGTGTTATCACTGCGCCGTGCTAACTCAGAAATAGGTAAATGGATTGAAGATAAAGAAAAACACTCTGAACTTTTAGGTGGCGCGGCAGATGTAATAAAAGATGCTGCTAATGAAAAGTACTTAGCGCAAGCACTGCTTGATATGTCGATGGATCATTCGATGAAAACCGGTTTGAGCGTTGCTGATGAAGTAGTAAAAGAGCTACGTAAGGTGGCAAAGTTACATAAAAAAGACCCTCAACATGCGAGTCTTGCGGTATTAAAGTCACCAGATATTCCTTCTATTTTAATCGAAACAGGGTTTATTTCTAATCCCCGTGAAGAAAAATTGCTTAAAAGTGCTAATCACCAAGAGCGTTTAGCCAAAGCTATATTTACTTCAATTAAAAATTATTATTTAAAAAACCCACCCGACGATTCTTTATTTGCTAAGTTAAAGTCGCAATATCCAACCAAGCATAAAGTTCGCCCGGGGGAGTCGTTAAGCATGTTAGCGAGTCGCTACGGCATAACCATAAACAAGTTAAAGCAGGCGAATAAACTAAGCTCTAATACCTTATTTATTGGCCAAGAGCTCGATATACCGCAAAGTTAATTGCTTATCATTAGAGTCATGTTTGTTAGGAAGTTGAATGAGTATTGAAATACTACCCGCACGTTTAGCGAACCAAATTGCTGCAGGTGAAGTGGTCGAGCGCCCCGCGTCGGTGGTAAAAGAATTAGTAGAAAACAGCCTAGATGCTGGTGCTACACGCATTCAAATAGATATTGAGCGAGGTGGGCACAAACTAATTCGTATTCGTGACAATGGTGCGGGTATTGCTCAAGACGAGCTTACATTAGCACTTTCTCGCCATGCAACCAGTAAATTAAAATCCCTCGATGATTTAGAAAATATTTGCTCACTAGGATTTAGAGGTGAAGCACTGGCGTCAATTAGTTCGGTTTCGCGCTTAACGCTAAGCTCAAAAACTAAACATCAAGAAGCCGCTTGGCAAGCATTTGCACAAGGTCGCGATATGGCTGTGCAAGTAAAACCAGTAGCGCACCCAGATGGCACTACCATAGAAGTAAAAGATTTATTTTTTAATACGCCAGCCCGGCGTAAATTTTTACGTACCGAAAAAACAGAGTTTAGCCATATTGATGAGCTTATAAAGCGCATTGCGCTGAGTCGATTTGATGTATCTATTACCCTTACTCATAATGAAAAAGTAGTTAGGCAGTACCGTGCTAAAACCGATCCTAGCCAAGCAATTGCCCGTGTAGCACAAGTGGCGGGTAAAGCATTTGCTGAGCAAGGCTTACATATTCAATCGGGCGAGGGGGGCTTGCAGCTTCATGGCTGGGTATTGCCTGTTGGCTCTGCTAACACCACGCAGTATACCTATGTAAACAATCGTATGATGCGCGACAAGCTTATACTGCACGCTATTCGCCAAGCATTTGAAGAAGTAAGTGGTGCCCAAGAGTTACCCGGTTTTGTTATTTATATTGATATTGATCCTCGTCAAGTTGATGTAAATGTTCATCCTGCAAAGCACGAAGTACGTTTTCATCAAGGGCGTTTAGTACACGACTTTATACTACAAGCAATTAAACAAGTTGTTGTGCCACTGCAAGGTGAGTTTACTAGTGAGCCTTTAAATAACCCAGCCGATGCGGCATTTAGTTATACAGACACAGCACGCTCTCCCGCTGCAAATTTTGAGTCGGGTGAGGTATTTGATTATCCTAAATCGCAATTGCAACCATCTCATAGTGTTAGTTCTGGCGGTGCATCGCTAGGTTCGCGTAGTGCGGGAGGAAGTGGTGGTGCCTACAGAGCTACACCTAGTACTAATCATCATGATATTAATGCTTTTTATCAGGGCGTGAGTGAGCAGCATGCCGCGCATTTTGACCAAGGTGCTCACGTATCTGTAGGGCTAAACAAGGCACACGCAGTGGAGCAAGGCGTTGCTTTAAAAACGGTTGCTATTATTAGCATTAACGAAGGCGTGTGTGTGTTTAGCAGCGAGCAGCAATTGTATTGCTCACATTTTAAATATGCATTAGTTGATGATTGGCATGAGCAAATAAAAGAGCAGGGCAGCTTAGAGGGCAAAGCGCTGTTGTTACCAGTGCGAGTTAATTTATCCAAACAAGACTGTGAGCTAATAGCAGCGCAACAGTCGTGGTTTACGCTATTAGGTTTTGAGCTGATTATTGAAAAGCAGTTTGTGATGGTTAAAAAACTTCCTGCGTGCTTATATTTATTAGATGTTACTAGCGCGGTTGAAAGCTTGTTGGAAGCGTGTAAAGCGCCACTTGAAAACATAGAAAGCTGGTTGGCGTGGCAGATGCAATACACACCAGCGCGTTTTTATTCCAGCAATATCTTTTTAGCGCAGCAAACCCGCATGCAAAATAATCCGCAAACAATTGAACGTTTGCGTGCAAAAGCAGTTAAAATAGATTTAGAGCACTATTTAACGCAATTAGATTAAGGTATTCGTGTTGAGTAATTTACCAGTCATATTTTTAATGGGTCCAACCGCCGCGGGTAAAACGGCGTTGGCAATTTCATTGTGTGAGCATTTAAATACCGAAATAATTAGTGTTGATTCAGCGTTAGTATATAAGGGTATGGATATTGGCACGGCTAAACCCGATGCATCAGAGTTAGCACGTGCTCCGCATCACTTAATTGATTTACTTGACCCAAGTGAAACTTATTCAGTTGCTGATTTTAGACGTGATGCGATAATAAAAATAGATGAGTTTCATCAGCAAGGTAAGGTGCCGGTATTAGTTGGCGGCACTATGTTGTACTTCAAAGCTCTGATTGATGGCTTATCACCACTGCCAGAAGCGAACGTGGAAATAAGAGCCGAACTTGAAGCGCAAGCAGCACAATATGGCTGGCCACATTTGTATCAAGAACTGGTAAAAATAGACCCACAAGCAGCGCAAAAAATGAGTGAGAACGACTCACAAAGAATTAATCGTGCTTTAGAGGTATACAAATTAACAGGTAAAACCATGACCGAACTGCAAAAGCAAAAGCAGCCGGTTTTACCTTATACTTTTCATCAATTTGCTATTGCGCCAACGCAGCGCAGTGAATTACATCAGCGAATTGAAAAAAGGTTTAAAATAATGCTCGAACAGGGGTTTGAAAATGAAGTTTCGACCCTATATCTACGTAAGGATTTACACCCCAATATGCCTTCTATTCGTTGTGTAGGTTATAGACAAATGTGGGATTACCTTGCGGGTGAAATTGACCATGATGAAATGGTATTTCGCGGCATTGCGGCTACACGTCAATTGGCTAAACGCCAATTAACTTGGTTAAGAAGCTGGCCCGATGTTACATGGTTAACAACGGGTGATGAAGAAAACTTGCATCGTGTAGTAAGTTCGCTAAGCTAGTAGTAGTTGAATAAAATTTAGCTTTGTTAAATAAGTTCAGCCACTTAATTATAATAACACCTAGAACGAAGGAATAATAACATGGCAAAAGGCCAATCGTTACAAGACCCATTTTTGAATGCACTACGCCGTGAGCGCATCCCAGTATCAATCTTTTTGGTTAATGGCATAAAATTACAAGGTAAAATTCAGTCATTTGATCAATTTGTTATTTTACTAGAAAACACCGTAAATCAAATGGTGTATAAACATGCAATTTCAACAGTTGTTCCTGCTCGTGCAGTTAATTTCCAAGGTGTTCAAGAAAATGACGACACTGAAGAACCTGAAGCTGGAAACATTTAAATTAGGAGCGTGATGCTTGTTTGACCGCTATAAATCTGGCGAACAGGCAGTTTTAGTTCATATTGACTTTCCTAAAGAGGGAGATCGCGAAGATCTTCACGAATTAGAATTGTTGGTATCTTCTGCTGGTGTTAGTAGTTTGGCGGTTGTGCAAGGCAGCCGTCAAGCACCACATCCGAAACTATTTGTCGGAACTGGTAAAGCAGAAGAAATAGCTGAGACTGTTAAAATCCACAATGCCGATGTCGTTATTTTTAATCATCAACTCAGACCGTCACAAGAGCGTAACTTAGAACGCATTTTGCAATGTCGTGTGCTTGATAGAACCACTCTTATTCTTGATATATTTGCGCAACGAGCACGTACCCACGAAGGTAAGTTGCAAGTTGAACTGGCGCAATTGCGTCATATGTCCACGCGACTAATTCGTGGTTGGACGCATTTAGAGCGTCAAAAAGGGGGCGTGGGTTTACGTGGGCCGGGTGAAACACAGCTCGAAACCGATAGACGCTTATTGCGCGCCCGCCTGCAAAATATTCGTGCACGGCTAGATAAAGTTGCTGTACAGCGCGAGCAAGGTAGACGCGCTCGTAGTCGTAACGAAATACCAACTGTATCGTTAGTAGGGTATACTAATGCGGGTAAATCAACATTATTTAATCGCATTACAAACTCAGATGTTTATGCTGCAGATCAATTGTTTGCGACGCTTGACCCAACGTTACGTAAACTTGAGTTAGGCGATGTTGGTCCGGTTATTTTAGCTGATACTGTTGGCTTTATTCGCCATTTGCCGCATGACTTAGTGGCGGCATTTA includes the following:
- a CDS encoding N-acetylmuramoyl-L-alanine amidase, whose protein sequence is MSRGVIKLFIYLVAITMSSSLWAQNTINSVRVWPSPDSTRVVFDLTEKPDFSYFMLKNPSRLVVDLEQTRELKVLPGIPPKHQIVSKLRYSKPKNKHSVRFVFELSAPVKPVVFALAPTGPYKNRLVVDLYDKSESSTAVSPAQTATKNRQLSQERDIVIAIDAGHGGEDPGSIGPSGTYEKTITLQIAKRLERMIDSERGMISRMVRSGDYFVKLNTRTNRAREKKADFFVSIHADAFTSPGPNGASVWVLSLRRANSEIGKWIEDKEKHSELLGGAADVIKDAANEKYLAQALLDMSMDHSMKTGLSVADEVVKELRKVAKLHKKDPQHASLAVLKSPDIPSILIETGFISNPREEKLLKSANHQERLAKAIFTSIKNYYLKNPPDDSLFAKLKSQYPTKHKVRPGESLSMLASRYGITINKLKQANKLSSNTLFIGQELDIPQS
- the mutL gene encoding DNA mismatch repair endonuclease MutL produces the protein MSIEILPARLANQIAAGEVVERPASVVKELVENSLDAGATRIQIDIERGGHKLIRIRDNGAGIAQDELTLALSRHATSKLKSLDDLENICSLGFRGEALASISSVSRLTLSSKTKHQEAAWQAFAQGRDMAVQVKPVAHPDGTTIEVKDLFFNTPARRKFLRTEKTEFSHIDELIKRIALSRFDVSITLTHNEKVVRQYRAKTDPSQAIARVAQVAGKAFAEQGLHIQSGEGGLQLHGWVLPVGSANTTQYTYVNNRMMRDKLILHAIRQAFEEVSGAQELPGFVIYIDIDPRQVDVNVHPAKHEVRFHQGRLVHDFILQAIKQVVVPLQGEFTSEPLNNPADAAFSYTDTARSPAANFESGEVFDYPKSQLQPSHSVSSGGASLGSRSAGGSGGAYRATPSTNHHDINAFYQGVSEQHAAHFDQGAHVSVGLNKAHAVEQGVALKTVAIISINEGVCVFSSEQQLYCSHFKYALVDDWHEQIKEQGSLEGKALLLPVRVNLSKQDCELIAAQQSWFTLLGFELIIEKQFVMVKKLPACLYLLDVTSAVESLLEACKAPLENIESWLAWQMQYTPARFYSSNIFLAQQTRMQNNPQTIERLRAKAVKIDLEHYLTQLD
- the miaA gene encoding tRNA (adenosine(37)-N6)-dimethylallyltransferase MiaA, which codes for MSNLPVIFLMGPTAAGKTALAISLCEHLNTEIISVDSALVYKGMDIGTAKPDASELARAPHHLIDLLDPSETYSVADFRRDAIIKIDEFHQQGKVPVLVGGTMLYFKALIDGLSPLPEANVEIRAELEAQAAQYGWPHLYQELVKIDPQAAQKMSENDSQRINRALEVYKLTGKTMTELQKQKQPVLPYTFHQFAIAPTQRSELHQRIEKRFKIMLEQGFENEVSTLYLRKDLHPNMPSIRCVGYRQMWDYLAGEIDHDEMVFRGIAATRQLAKRQLTWLRSWPDVTWLTTGDEENLHRVVSSLS
- the hfq gene encoding RNA chaperone Hfq; translation: MAKGQSLQDPFLNALRRERIPVSIFLVNGIKLQGKIQSFDQFVILLENTVNQMVYKHAISTVVPARAVNFQGVQENDDTEEPEAGNI
- the hflX gene encoding ribosome rescue GTPase HflX, giving the protein MFDRYKSGEQAVLVHIDFPKEGDREDLHELELLVSSAGVSSLAVVQGSRQAPHPKLFVGTGKAEEIAETVKIHNADVVIFNHQLRPSQERNLERILQCRVLDRTTLILDIFAQRARTHEGKLQVELAQLRHMSTRLIRGWTHLERQKGGVGLRGPGETQLETDRRLLRARLQNIRARLDKVAVQREQGRRARSRNEIPTVSLVGYTNAGKSTLFNRITNSDVYAADQLFATLDPTLRKLELGDVGPVILADTVGFIRHLPHDLVAAFKATLTETREADLQLHVIDVADARLKENIEQVQSVLKEIEADEVPQLLVYNKIDALDDITARIDRDDEGQPIRVWLSAQTGEGCELLSEAISELLAKQMLSETLLLAPQYGRLRSSLFSLSAVSDERFDEQGNWLLDVRLPVVEWNRLIKEFGPEIAGFIVCD